Proteins from one Pagrus major chromosome 1, Pma_NU_1.0 genomic window:
- the LOC141004462 gene encoding ladderlectin-like: protein MKTVLVLSILLWVASAEMEDKMTMMGDEVLVPEESVPVPKNARLNFCPDGWFSHGSRCFMFVNTPMNWYSAEEHCNSQGAHLASVTSPREYSFLQQITQTAGQSIAWLGGFNLQGQWMWIDREGFYYTNWYSSSSSSSYPCIHLRTNYGWGNTRCSTSYRFICSKNPFGC, encoded by the exons ATGAAGACTGTCCTGGTCCTCTCCATTCTTCTCTGGGTTGCATCTGCAG AGATGGAGGACAAGATGACAATGATGGGAGATGAAGTGCTTGTGCCCGAAGAGTCTGTCCCTGTTCCCAAAAATG CTCGTTTAAACTTCTGTCCAGACGGCTGGTTCAGCCATGGCTCTCGCTGCTTCATGTTCGTCAATACTCCCATGAACTGGTACAGTGCTGAG GAGCACTGCAACAGCCAGGGTGCCCACCTGGCCTCAGTCACCAGCCCTAGAGAGTACAGCTTCCTCCAGCAGATCACACAGACAGCCGGTCAGAGCATTGCATGGCTGGGAGGCTTCAACCTGCAA GGCCAGTGGATGTGGATCGACCGTGAAGGTTTCTATTACACAAACTggtactcctcctcctcttccagcaGCTACCCCTGCATCCACTTACGCACCAACT atGGATGGGGTAACACCAGGTGCAGCACCTCTTATCGCTTCATCTGCTCCAAGAACCCATTTGGTTGTTAA